The following DNA comes from Kaistia sp. 32K.
ATCCTGCTGGCCGTCGCGGCGCATGCCGGCGCCTGGTACGCGCTTGAGATCCTGCCCTCCGTCGCCGGCCATACCGGCCCCGGCTTCTGGGCGCTGCTCTTCACTTCCTGGCTGCTCGCCTGGCGGCTGGTGTCGCAGCTCGCCGCCATCAAGCCTCGCGGCGGTCTCGGCGGCTTCCTGCTCAAGCTCGTGGTGCCGCTGATCTTCGGCATCTGGGTGCTGATCTTCTGGGAGGTCATCGTCGTCGCCTTCCAGGTGCCGCGCGTGCTGATCCCGCCGCCCTCGGCGGTCTGGGCCAAGCTCACCTCGTCGATCCCGATCCTTGCCGCCGACTTCCGCCAGACCTTCCTGAAGGCGGTGATCGCCGGCTATGCGATCGGCTGCGGCGCCGGCTTCCTGGTCGCGATTCTGGTCGACCGCATCCCGTTCCTGCAGCGCGGCCTGCTGCCGGTCGGCAACCTCGTCTCGGCGCTGCCGATCATCGGCATCGCGCCGATCATGGTGATGTGGTTCGGCTTCGACTGGCCGTCCAAGGCGGCGGTCGTGGTGGTGGCCACCTTCTTCCCGATGCTCGTCAACACCGTCACCGGACTCGCCGCCTCGCAGCCGATGCAGCGCGACCTGATGCGGACCTATGCGGCGAGCTACTGGCAGTCGCTCTTCAAGCTCCGGCTTCCGGAGGCGCTGCCGTTCATCTTCAATGCTCTCAAGATCAATTCGACACTCGCCCTGATCGCGGCCATCGTCGCCGAGTTCTTCGGCACGCCGATCGTGGGCATGGGATTCCGCATCTCCACCGAAGTCGGGCGCATGAACATCGACATGGTGTGGGCGGAAATCGCGGTGGCGGCGCTGGCCGGCTCCGTGTTCTACGGGGTGATCGCGCTCATCGAGCGCGCCTCGACCTTCTGGCATCCGTCCTTCCGCACCTGAGGACGGGTTCCGGGAAAGGCAACAAGAACCGAACCTGGAGGGGTCAATGAAGAAGCTAATGATTGGGGCGCTCGCGGTTGCCGCGGGGCTCATGACCAGCGTCTCGGCCCAGGCGGCCGATCCGCTGACGCTGCAGCTGAAATGGGTCACGCAGGCCCAGTTCGCCGGCTATTACGTCGCCAAGGAGAAGGGCTTCTACGAGGAGGAGGGGCTCGACGTCACCATCAAGCCCGGCGGTCCCGACATCGCGCCCGAGCAGGTCATCGCCGGCGGCGGCGCCGACGTCATCACCACCTGGATGCCGGCAGCGCTCGCTTCGCGCGAAAAGGGTGTGCCGCTCGTCAACATCGCCCAGCCCTACAAGAAGTCGGGCATGATGCTGACCTGCCGCAAGGACACGGGCATCAAGTCGCCGGACGATTTCAAGGGCAAGACGCTCGGCGTCTGGTTCTACGGCAACGAATATCCGTTCCTCGCCTGGATGGCGAAGCTCGGCCTCTCGACCGAGGGCGGCCCGAATGGCGTCACCGTGCTGAAGCAGGGCTTCAATGTCGACCCGCTGATCCAGAAGCAGGCCGACTGCATCTCGACCATGACCTACAACGAATTCGGCCAGGTCCTCGACGCGGGCATTCCGGAGAGCGAGCTGATCGTCTTCAAGTATGAGGACCAGGGCGTCGCGACGCTGGAAGACGGCCTCTACGTCATGGAAGACAAGCTCAAGGATCCGGCCTTCGTCGACAAGATGGCGAAGTTCGTCCGCGCCTCGATGAAGGGCTGGGCCTATGCCCGCGACAACACCGAGGAAGCGGCCAAGATCGTCCTCGACAATGACGAGACCGGCGCGCAGACCGAGGCCCACCAGAAGTTCATGATGGGCGAGGTCAACAAGCTCACCGAAGGCACCTCCGGCGCGCTCGCCGAGGCGGATTACAAGCGCACGGTCCAGACGCTGCTGGCGGCTGGCGGCGAAGCGCCCGTCATCACCAAGGAACCGACCGGCGCCTGGACGCACACCGTCACCGACGCGGCCGGGCTGAAGTAGTTTTTTCCTCTACCGCGACATGGAAACGGGCGCCCGAGGGCGCCCGTTTTCGTTTGGGCGGAAGCGTGGGGCAGAACTCCCCGTCATCCCGGGCGGAGACCCGGGATCCATTCAGCCGGGTTGCCGGGCGTTTCGCGCGGCGCGGCTTCGGCTGCATGGATCCCCGCCTTCGCGGGGATGACGGCGAGCCTGGGGCTGCGATCGCGCTTTAACCGTGAAGGCCTTCCTTCACCTCTCCCTGAGGGAGAGGTCGGCTCGAAGAGCCGGGGGAGGGTTTAGGAAACCCTCCAGACAAGGCTCCGGCTCCGCAGCGGATGTTGTCCTGGCGTCGGCGCCTGGGCCAGAACTCCCCGTCATCCCGGGCGGAGACCCGGGATCCATTCAGCCGGGTTGCCGGGCGTTTCGCGCGTTGAGGCTTCGGCTGCATGGATCCCCGCCTTCGCGGGGATGACGGCGAGCCTAACGGAGACGCCAGGCTTCTTCTTCTCTTCCAGGCCGCTCGACCCGCTCCGCCATCATCCTGAGGTGCTTCGCGTGAGCGAAACGTCGAAGGAGGGTCCAGTTGACAATCGAGACCGGGCGAAACCGGCCCCGCCGCCTCCATCAGGGGTGTTCGCTGGACCCTCCTTCGAGGCCCGGCTTCGCCGGGCACCTCAGGATGATGGTCGAGTTTGGGAATGCAGTCTGGGAGAAAGGTCTCGGCGAGCCGTCCCCTCAGCTCTCCGCTTCGCAGCCCCGGAGCGCCGGGGGTACCAGGCCGAGGTCGCGGGCGATCATCGTCAGGGTCTGGTCGCCGAAGGGCCAGCGGCAGACGATGGCGCCCTCCGGAATGTCGTCCGGCAAGGGCTGGTAGCTCGCCGTCAGCAGGAAGGCGAGGGGGCGACCGGCCGCCTTCGACCACAGGATCTCGATCGGCTCCAGCGCCGGGTCGATCGCGCCATAGGAGATGCGGGCCGCCTCGCCGACATAGTGGCGAAGCGCCCTTTCCGCCTGCGGCGCGTCGGTGAGCAGTTCTGTGTCGCGCACGCCGCCCTGCTCGAGGAAGGCGGCGACGGGGCGCCAGTCGTATTTCCGCGCCGACACCAGCATGTCGAGCCCCTGCAGCGCGAAGCCGGCGAAGAGGGCGGCGAGGCCGGCGAGGATCGGCAGCCGCCACGCGCCGGCCCGTTCGACGAGCGCCGTGACGCCGGCCGAAGCGAGCAGGATGGCGGCGGGCAGCATGCCGATCAGATAGCGCCCGGCGCTGGCCGAAAAGATGCCGAGGACGAGGAAGACCAGCGGCGTGCCGAAGGCGGTGACGGCGAGCATGCGGTGGGCCGGTCGCGCGCGGTTCGCGAGGAAGCCGACGAGCATCAGCCCGAGAAAGCCGGCGGCGAGCCAGCCGTTCCAGCCCGCGGCCAGGAAGCGGTCGACGTCGCGCGGCACGACGAAGCCGTAGGTCTCGCCGAATGCCTCGATCGCCCGATCTCCGTATCCGTACCGGGCCTGCCACTTCATCAGCCCGACCGGTTTCGTGGCCTGCGTCACGACCGAGGGGAGCAGGAAGGCCGCGGCAAGGACGATGCCGGCCCAGGTGACGAGGATGTGGCGCCACCAGAGCCGCTTCAGTGCCGGGGCGAACTTCCGGAACCCGCAGGCGGGAAGCGCGAGGTGCTGCAGTGCGACCGGGACGATGCCGGCGGGGATCGAGAATGCCGCGCCGAGCGTGCCGATCGTCGCCAGCACGGCCTGGCGCCCGGGCCTCGGCCGGGCGGTCAGTAGCCCGATCTGGCCGGTGATGGCGAGCGCCACGAAGGCGAGCATCAGCGCATAGGGCCGCGCCTCCTGGCCGTACTGGATCAGCGCCGGATAGAACGCGTAGAGCAGCCCGGCCGCGATCGCCCCGATCCGGCCGGAAAGGCGGAGCGCCACCAGCGCGACGAGCGCGCCGGCGGCGCTGTCGAAAAGCGCCGAGGGCAGGCGCAGCGCGAATTCCGAGCCGCCGCCAAGGCCGAGCGCCTTCAGAGCCGCGAAATAGGTCGGGAAATGCCCGTTGGCGAGCCGATCGGCGACGAGCGCCGGCCAGGATGTGGCGACGACATCGGCGGTGATCGCCTCGTCGAACCAGAGCGCGAGATTGCCGAGCGTCGAGAGACGGAGGGCGAGGCAGAGGGCGAAGGTCAGCCCGGCGACGAACAGGGGCGCCAGGATCGCCGCATGCGGCCATCGCGTCGCGTTCGCCGGCGATGGAAGGATCTCGGCCTCAGCCATGCCGCCTTCCCATGCTTTGCTCGTCGCTGCCCCGGCCAGAATAGGATACGCGGCGCGGATCCGATGACAGGCTGTTGCGCGTCTTGTCCGGCAAATCCGCGCCCCGGGGGGCTTGCCGCTTGTGCAAGGCGCCGGGGAGCGCTACGAGCGCAGAAGGCATCGTCGTTTCCGTAGCGAAAGTCATTCCGGGCCATCCCCCCTTGCCGGCCAATTCTTGGAGAGTTCCGATCGTGTCCCGTCAGAAGGCCCCAGACGACGCCGTGTTCGAGGCCCTGATCGCGACGGCGATCGCCGCCGGCACCGTTGTCATGCACGTCTATGATGGCGGCTTCGCGGTCGAGCACAAGGGCGATGCTTCGCCGGTTACGGAAGCCGACCGGCTGGCGGAGAAGGTGATCCTCGCCGATCTCACACGGCTGGCACCGGATATTCCCGTCGTTGCCGAGGAAGCCTGCTCCGATGGCCTCATTCCGACGGTGGGCGGGGCGTTCTTCCTGGTCGATCCAGTCGACGGCACGCGCGAGTTCATCAGCCGCAACGGCGATTTCACCGTCAATATCGGGCTGGTCGAGAACGGCGTGCCTGTTCTCGGCATCGTCTATGCGCCGGTGCGCGGCGATCTCTATGCCGGACGTCTCGGCAAGGGCGCCGAGCATCTCACCATCGTCGACGGCGCCATCGCGGCGCGCCGCGCCATCCACGTCGCCGATCCGGCCGCCTCGCCGCCGCGTATCCTCGCCAGCCGCTCGCACCGCACACCCGAGACCGATCAGTTCATCGCCCGCTTCCCCGGCGCGTCGCTGGTCGCCGCCGGTTCGTCGCTGAAGTTCTGCCTGATGGCGGCGGGCGAGGCCGATCTCTATCCGCGCATGGGACCGACCATGCAATGGGACACGGCGGCGGGCGACGCGGTGCTGCGCGCGGCTGGCGGTATGGTCGAGACGGTCGATGGCGGCGCGTTCGTCTATGGCCCCGCGGGCGGCGACGGCGTTCGCGCCTATGCCAATCCCTGGTTCGTGGCGCGGGGCGCCCGGATCCCGGCCATCGCGTGAAACACGACCATATCCATCGAGTTTGTTGAAACCACTTTTCGAAAATCGAGGTCATCGCGCCAATCTTCAAGCCATAGATGGATAATTACGGCACAGCTGTGCTTGAGACCGAGGGCTGACGAAGACTAGGTTTCCGCTCCATTCCGGAGTTTTTCATGGCACAACCCGTCCTGTCGCATCTTCGCCGCCTCGAGGCCGAGGCGATCTTCATCATGCGGGAAGTCGTCGCCAACTTCGACAATCCCGTGATGCTCTATTCGATCGGCAAGGATTCGTCGGTCATGCTGCATCTGGCGATGAAGGCCTTCCACCCCGGCAAGCCGCCCTTTTCGCTGCTGCATGTCGATACGACGTGGAAGTTCCGCGAGATGATCGCGTTCCGCGACGAGACGGTGCGCCGGCTGGGGCTGGACCTGAAGGTCCATACCAACCAGGAGGGCAAGGCGGCGGGCATCAACCCGTTCGACCATGGCTCGTCCAACTACACCCAGATCATGAAGACCGAGGCGCTGAAGCAGGCGCTGGATGCCGGCGGCTATGACGCGGCCTTCGGTGGCGCCCGTCGCGACGAGGAGAAGAGCCGGGCCAAGGAGCGCATCTTCTCGTTCCGCTCCGCCAACCACGGCTGGGACCCGAAGAACCAGCGGCCGGAGCTCTGGTCGCTCTACAACACCCGCGTGAAGCCCGGCGAGACGATCCGCGTCTTCCCGCTGTCGAACTGGACCGAGCTCGACATCTGGCAATACATCCTCGCCGAGCAGATCCCGATCGTGCCGCTCTATTTCTCGGCCGAGCGCCCGGTGGTCGAGCGCAACGGCCAGCTGATCATGGCCGACGACGCGCGCATGCGCTTCCTGCCGGGCGAGGTGGCGGAGATGCGCCGCGTCCGCTTCCGCACGCTTGGCTGCTATCCGCTGACGGCGGCGGTCGAATCCGACGCCGAGACGCTCGACGACATCGTCCGCGAGATGTTCCTCGCCACCACCTCCGAGCGGCAGGGCCGCCTCATCGACCACGACGAATCCGGCTCGATGGAAAAGAAGAAGCGCGAGGGATATTTCTGATGACCGAGATCGTCTCCCCCCGTCCGGTCGTCGACGGCCAGCCCGCGCCCGTACTCTTTGCCGAGAAGGACGTCAAGGGCATCCTGCGTTTCCTGACCTGCGGCAGCGTCGACGACGGCAAGTCGACCCTGATCGGCCGCCTGCTCTATGACACCAAGCGCCTGTTCGAGGACCAGCTCGCGACGCTGGAAAAGGACTCCCGAAAATTCGGCACGGTCGGCGATGACATCGACCTCGCCCTCCTGGTCGACGGGCTCGAGGCCGAGCGCGAGCAGGGCATCACCATCGACGTCGCCTATCGCTTCTTCGCCACCGAGAAGCGCAAGTTCATCGTCGCCGACACGCCCGGCCATGAGCAGTACACGCGCAACATGGCGACCGGCGCCTCGACGGCGGATCTCGCGGTCCTCCTCATCGATGCGCGAAAAGGCATCCTGACCCAGACGCGACGGCACGCGACGATCGCCTCGCTGCTCGGCATCCGCCACGTCGTGCTCGCCATCAACAAGATCGACCTCGTCGGCTACGACCAGGCGGTGTTCGAGCGCATCGTCGCCGAATTCGACGCGGACGCCGATCACTACGGCTTCGCAAGCCGTGTCGCCATCCCGCTCTCGGCCCGCTTCGGCGACAACGTCACCGCGCCGAGCCCGAGCATGGGCTGGTATCGCGGGCCGACGCTGCTGGAGCATCTCGAGACGCTCGAACTGACGCCGAGCGCCGAGCGGCCGTTCCGCTTCCCCGTGCAATGGGTGAACCGCCCCGACCTGAGCTTCCGCGGCTATTCCGGAACGGTAGCGAGCGGCGAGGTCCGGCCGGGCGACGCGGTGGTGGTGGCGCGGACCGGCCAGCCGGCGAAGATCGAGCGCATCGTCACCTATGACGGCGACCAGCCGGTCGCCGCGACGGACGACGCCGTCACGCTGACGCTCGACCGCGAGATCGACGTGTCGCGCGGCGACATCCTGGTGCCGGCCGAGGCTCGGCCGGACGTTTCCGACCAGTTCGCCGCGCATCTGATCTGGATGGCCGAGGCGCCGATGCTGCCGGGGCGGCCCTATCTGATGAAGGTCGGCACCCGCGTCGTCGGCGCGGCCGTGACCGAGCTGAAACACCGGGTCGAGGCCGACACGCTGAAGCCGCTGGCGGCGAAGACGCTGGCGCTGAACGATATCGGTTTCGCCAATCTGTCGCTCGCCGAGCCGATCGCCTTTGATCCCTATGAGGAGAACCGCGCCACCGGCGCCTTCATCCTGATCGACCGGTTCACCAACCAGACGGTCGCCGCCGGCATGATCCGCTTCGGGCTCCGCCGCGCCACCAACATCCACCGCCAGGCGCTCGATATCGACAAGGCGGCGCGCTCCGGCGCCAAGGGCCAGCGGCCGAGCATCCTCTGGTTCACCGGCCTCTCCGGCGCCGGCAAGTCGACGATCGCCAATCTGGTCGAGAAGAAGCTGCACCTGATGGGGCGGCACACCTATCTGCTCGACGGCGACAATGTCCGCCACGGCTTGAACCGCGATCTCGGCTTCACCGACGCCGACCGGGTGGAGAACATCCGCCGCGTCGCCGAGACGGCGAAGCTGTTCGTCGACGCCGGCCTGATCGTGCTGGTCTCGTTCATCTCGCCCTTCCGCTCGGAGCGCCAGATGGCGCGCGATCTGGTGGAGGACGGAGAGTTCATCGAGATCTTCGTCGATACGCCGCTCGCCGTCGCCGAGGAACGCGACGTGAAGGGCCTCTACAAGAAGGCGCGCGAGGGCCAGATCAAGAATTTTACCGGCATCGACAGTCCCTACGAGGCGCCGCTTTCGGCCGACATCCACCTCGACACGACGACGCACGAGTCCGAGGCGCTGGCCGATCAGATCGTCGACTACCTCATCGGCAACGGTTACCTGCCGGGGTAACGGGTCGGAGGGGCATGCGCCCCTTCACCGGTCCCTGCGCGTCTGGCCCGTAATGTTGGGATTTTGGTGGAATCCTGCCCTCTTTCTTGAACCTCCCCCTTGAGGGGAGGTCGAAAACGCCCTTCGCGTTTTCGGGAGGGGGTAATTCGCTGAGCTTGCGGCAAATCCGACGAAGAACCCTTCCCCAAGACCGCCAGATGGCGGTCTTGACCCTCCCTCAAGGGGAGGGTTCAAGGCCCGGTTCCATTTCGGGCCCGACACTGAGGAGATCTTTGCAGGACACCACTCTCATCATGCTGAGGAGGCCCGCAGGGCCGTCTCGAAGCACGCAGAGCCGCTGTGCCATCGATGGACTGCACGGAGTTCGTGCGTCCTTCGAGGCCCGAGCTGCGCTCGGGCACCTCAGGATGATGGGAATCGAGCCTCTGGCCCTAGGGCGCGCGGCCCGTCATCCCCGCGCAGGCGGGGATCCATGCAGCCGAAGCCTCGCCGCGCACAGCGCCCGGCAACCCAGCTGAATGGATCCCGGGTCTCCGCCCGGGATGACGGCGGGCACCCCTATTTCAAAATCTCGATCCGCACCGAGCTGACATCGGCCGCGGTGCCGTCGCCGGGGATGCCGGGTTCGATCATGATCGCGTCGGTCTCCGGGCCGCCGCGGTCCTTCGGCACGGTCCAGGTCAGCGACAGCGGCGCATAATCGGCGCCGATCGCGCCGTCCTGCCAGGGGCTGAGGCTGCGGCCGTTCTGGTAGGAGAAGCGGAGCGAGTTCGCCGGGTCGGTCGCCGCCGCCCGCGCCACCACGACGATGCGGACCGTGCGGCCGGCGAGGCGCTCGAACACGCCGCGCCCGACCGTGATCCGCGATCCCGTCGAGTTGGACGAGGAGGCGACGCGGGCGAAGCCGCCCAGCGTGTCGCCCTCGAAGCGGACGGGATTGTCGGGCGACGACTGGAACACGCTGGGGTCGCGGCCGTCGAACAGGGTGATGGATTCGAGCGCCAGCGCGCCGGTCGGAATTTCCGCCGGAGAGGCCGGGGCCGGCGCGGCCGGCCTGGCCGGGGCGGTCGTCGCGGGCGCCGGGCTCGCCGGTTGTGATGACGGAGCCGGCGGGGTCGTCGCGGCGACCGAGACGGGCGGCGACGGCGCGCGGCCGAGGAAATGGGCGCCGGCAAAAATACCGCCGACGAGCAGGATCGCCGCCGCGGCGACCGCCGCGATCACCCGTCCGCTGACCTGACCGCTGAATTGGCCGATCGCGTCGCGGACGCGCTCGCCGAGACTCGGGCGCGCCGGCTCCTCGTCATAGAGTTCGTCGTCGGCCGGCTCGTCCTCAGCCGGCTCGATGTCTTCGAGTTGTTCCTCGTCGTCGATCGGCTCGCCGGCGACGTGCGTGGGGCGCGCCGCGACAAGGCGCTCGCCGAGGCGATCCAGCCTGTCGAGGCGATCGTCGCTATCGTCGTCGCGATCGTCGGAATCGTCGTGCTCGTCGTCTTCGGCGTCCGGCTCGTCGTCCTCGGACGCCGCCCCGGCGAGGGCATCGTCGAGCCACGTGTCGACGTCGGGAGCGTCGATCTCGTCCTCGGGCTCCTCCGCCGCGTCGTCGGCTTCCGGCGGCTCGTCCGAGGCGTCTGTTTCCTCGACCTCGTCCTCGAGCTCGATGGGATCTTCTTCCTCGGCGGGATCCTCGTCGTCGGCGGCCGGAACCAGCTTGCCGTTCAGCCGGGCGAGCGCTTCCTCGACGGCCTTCTTCGCCTTCAGGGCGCTTTCGGTCCGGTCCGCCTGGAGGACGGGCGTCGGAGCGCCGATCTCAGGCAGCGGCGCGAAGCGGGCCGGCCGGCGCAGGATGGCGAGCGCCTCGGCGCGCCGGTCGGGAAGCGGCGCGGGTTTCGGCTCGGGGCTCGGTTCCGGATCCTCTTCGGGCTCCGGCTCTCCCTCGTCGCTTGCGGACTGCGAGCTCCGGCCGGGATCAAAACCCCGACCGGGTTCGAATGCCAGTTCCGGCGCGGCTTCCGCCTCGTCCAGCGCGAGCGCCGCGGCCAGCGGCAGCTCGGGTTCGTCGTCCTCGAATGCCGGCGGGGCCTCCGGGGGCGCGTCGGCTTCGTTCAGGATGGTCACGACGATATCGTCGAACTCGTCGATCTTGCTGTCGATCTCGCTGGGCGAGAGGGGCGGGTCATAGGACCACAGCAGGCGGATCATCGCTTCGCGCGCATTCGCGAACATGCGTTCCCGACCGTCCTGATCGGACGGGTCGAGATGCGCTACGGAGCGACGCAGGACCGATTGGAGCTGACTCATATTCCCCGGGATGACCGAAAAAGGGTGAACGAACGGTTGATAAAGCGAACCGAAGGCAAAACTTCGGCAGCCTTCCCTCCGTCAGGAGCCCTTTTTCAGGAACTTCAGACCCTGTCCGAGGATGAGCGGATCGGGCTCGCGCACCACCGATTTGTCGCGGCCGGGATAGTCGATCTGGCCCAGCACGTGGCGGATGATGTTGAGCCGGGCGCGGCGCTTGTCGTTGGCAAGCACCACGGTCCAGGGCGTCGCCTCGTTGTGACAGGCCTCGAGCATCGTGTCGCGCGCCTTGGAGTAGTCCTTCCACTTGCCAAGCGCTGCATAGTCCATCGGCGACAGCTTCCAGATCTTGAGCGGATTGTGCCGCCGCTCGTGGAACCGCTTCAGCTGCATCTCCTGGCCGATGTCGAGCCAGAACTTGAACAGGATCGTGCCGGACTGGACGAGCGCCTGCTCGAAATAGGGAACCTGCTTCAGGAAGATCTTGTACTCTTCCGGCGTGCAGAAGCCCATGACGATCTCGACGCCGGCGCGGTTGTACCAGGAGCGGTCGAAGGTGACGATTTCGCCCGCCGTCGGCAGCTCCGCGACATAGCGCTGGAAATACCACTGGCCGCGCTCGGTCTCGGTCGGCTTCGGCAGGGCGACGTCGCGCGCGGTGCGCGGGTTGAGATATTGCCGCAGCGCGAAGATGGCGCCGCCCTTGCCGGCGGCGTCGCGGCCCTCGAACACCATGACGACCTTGAGGCCCTTCTCGATGACGTGGTGCTGCAGCTTGACCAGCTCGATCTGCAGCGCCGTCAGGTCCTCGTCGTATTTCTCCGACTTCAGCGTCTTGTCATAGGGATAGCCGCCCGACTTGAGCGCGGTGTCGGCGACCCATTCGGGCAGGACGGGATTGTCGAGATCGAACGAGCCGAGCTTGGTCTCGATCGGCGCGGCGTCGAAGGTCGGCTCGAGCTGCTTCGGCAGCGGCGGAGCGGCCTCCGGCTTGCCGTTGTTGTCACTCTTCTCGCCCTTGTCGTCCTTGGTTCCCTTGTCCTTCTTATCGTTCTTGTCGTCCTTCTTGCTCTCCTTGGCGTCTTTGGCGTCCTTGCCATTCTTGCCGTTCTTGCGCTTGTCGCCCTTGTCCGGCTTGTCCTGCTTGCCGGACGCCTCGTCGGCGGAGACGATGACTTCCGCCGTCGTGCCGTTTTCGGTCTTCGGATCCTCGGAAGTGCTGTCGCCGGCCCCGGACGCCGCGGATCTGGACTTTGTCTTCCCTGCATTGGCCATGTCGGCTCCGATCTCCTAAGTATGCCCTGCGCGGGACACTGCCACGATGTCATCTGCTTGTCCTGTTCGACATGCGATGATGAGCCGGCATTGCTGTCGCGGGACGGCGGATTGGGATGAAACGGAATTGTTGATGGCCGATAACGAAGGGTTGGCGGAAGAGCGGGAGATCGACGGCGACAGGGGAGGGCTCGCGGCTCGCCTGCTCGACGCGCGCGCCTTTTTCATGATGCTGGCGGCGCTGCTGCTGCTGCTCGTGCTGATCGGCCAGATCCGCGCCGTCGTCGCCGGCATCCTGCTCGCCTGCACCCTCGGCTTCTTCGCCGTCTTCGTGCGCGGCCGCGAGGCGCGCCCCGTTCGGTTGAAGAGCCGCCAGCCGCCCTCGATCTGGCCCGAGACCGGCGTCAAGCGCATGGCGGACGCGCTGCCGGAACCCTGCATCATCCTCGATCGGCGTGGCGTCGTGCGCTATGCCAACAGCCGCGCCGAGGGCGCGTTTCCGATCCGGCCGGGCGATCCCTTGACCTTCCGGCTGCGCGCGCCCGATTTCGTCGGCGCCTTCGACCGCGTCGCCGGCGGCGGCCCGGCCGAGAAGGTCGAGTTCCTCGAGCGTGGCCCGACCGAGCGCTGGTACGAGGCCTGGTTCTCGCCGCTCGAGCCGGCCGCCCATGCCGACAACGACCGCAGCGGCTTCATCGTGCTGATCTTCTCCGACCTGACCGAACAGCGCGTCAGCGAGAAGATCCGCGTCGATTTCGTCGCCAATGCCAGCCACGAGCTCCGCACGCCGCTCGCCTCGCTCTCCGGCTTCATCGAGACGATGCAGGGCCCGGCCCGCGACGACGCCGTGGCGCGCGAGCGCTTCCTCGGCATCATGCACGACCAGGCGACGCGGATGAGCCGGCTCATCGACGACCTCTTGTCGCTGTCGCGCATCGAGATGAAGGCGCATATGCGGCCGGAGACGCCCGTCGACGTCTCCCGCGTCATTCGCGGCGTCGTCGACGCGCTGGAGCCGCTGGCGCGCGATCTCGGCGTGACGATCGAGACCAACCTGCCGGAAACGCCGCTGGTGGTGCCGGCCGATCGCGACGAGCTGGTGCAGGTGTTCCAGAACCTGATCGAGAACGGCTGCAAATACGGCCGCTCCGGCAAGCGCGTGCTGGTGACGGCGACCGCGCCGGTCGGCGGGCGCGGCGGCCCGGTCGTCTCGGTGCGGGATTTCGGCGCCGGAATCCCGGCCGAGCACCTGCCGCGGCTGACCGAGCGCTTCTATCGCGCCGACATCCAGGCGAGCCACGCCCAGCGCGGCACCGGGCTCGGCCTCGCCATCG
Coding sequences within:
- a CDS encoding ABC transporter permease; this encodes MSSRGHLQPWLAFLGLFAAVALPLDAADPARLLSREGAAGWSIILLLALATYAAVKAERSAVTAILLAVAAHAGAWYALEILPSVAGHTGPGFWALLFTSWLLAWRLVSQLAAIKPRGGLGGFLLKLVVPLIFGIWVLIFWEVIVVAFQVPRVLIPPPSAVWAKLTSSIPILAADFRQTFLKAVIAGYAIGCGAGFLVAILVDRIPFLQRGLLPVGNLVSALPIIGIAPIMVMWFGFDWPSKAAVVVVATFFPMLVNTVTGLAASQPMQRDLMRTYAASYWQSLFKLRLPEALPFIFNALKINSTLALIAAIVAEFFGTPIVGMGFRISTEVGRMNIDMVWAEIAVAALAGSVFYGVIALIERASTFWHPSFRT
- a CDS encoding ABC transporter substrate-binding protein, with the protein product MKKLMIGALAVAAGLMTSVSAQAADPLTLQLKWVTQAQFAGYYVAKEKGFYEEEGLDVTIKPGGPDIAPEQVIAGGGADVITTWMPAALASREKGVPLVNIAQPYKKSGMMLTCRKDTGIKSPDDFKGKTLGVWFYGNEYPFLAWMAKLGLSTEGGPNGVTVLKQGFNVDPLIQKQADCISTMTYNEFGQVLDAGIPESELIVFKYEDQGVATLEDGLYVMEDKLKDPAFVDKMAKFVRASMKGWAYARDNTEEAAKIVLDNDETGAQTEAHQKFMMGEVNKLTEGTSGALAEADYKRTVQTLLAAGGEAPVITKEPTGAWTHTVTDAAGLK
- a CDS encoding glycosyltransferase family 39 protein, giving the protein MAEAEILPSPANATRWPHAAILAPLFVAGLTFALCLALRLSTLGNLALWFDEAITADVVATSWPALVADRLANGHFPTYFAALKALGLGGGSEFALRLPSALFDSAAGALVALVALRLSGRIGAIAAGLLYAFYPALIQYGQEARPYALMLAFVALAITGQIGLLTARPRPGRQAVLATIGTLGAAFSIPAGIVPVALQHLALPACGFRKFAPALKRLWWRHILVTWAGIVLAAAFLLPSVVTQATKPVGLMKWQARYGYGDRAIEAFGETYGFVVPRDVDRFLAAGWNGWLAAGFLGLMLVGFLANRARPAHRMLAVTAFGTPLVFLVLGIFSASAGRYLIGMLPAAILLASAGVTALVERAGAWRLPILAGLAALFAGFALQGLDMLVSARKYDWRPVAAFLEQGGVRDTELLTDAPQAERALRHYVGEAARISYGAIDPALEPIEILWSKAAGRPLAFLLTASYQPLPDDIPEGAIVCRWPFGDQTLTMIARDLGLVPPALRGCEAES
- the cysQ gene encoding 3'(2'),5'-bisphosphate nucleotidase CysQ gives rise to the protein MSRQKAPDDAVFEALIATAIAAGTVVMHVYDGGFAVEHKGDASPVTEADRLAEKVILADLTRLAPDIPVVAEEACSDGLIPTVGGAFFLVDPVDGTREFISRNGDFTVNIGLVENGVPVLGIVYAPVRGDLYAGRLGKGAEHLTIVDGAIAARRAIHVADPAASPPRILASRSHRTPETDQFIARFPGASLVAAGSSLKFCLMAAGEADLYPRMGPTMQWDTAAGDAVLRAAGGMVETVDGGAFVYGPAGGDGVRAYANPWFVARGARIPAIA
- the cysD gene encoding sulfate adenylyltransferase subunit CysD yields the protein MAQPVLSHLRRLEAEAIFIMREVVANFDNPVMLYSIGKDSSVMLHLAMKAFHPGKPPFSLLHVDTTWKFREMIAFRDETVRRLGLDLKVHTNQEGKAAGINPFDHGSSNYTQIMKTEALKQALDAGGYDAAFGGARRDEEKSRAKERIFSFRSANHGWDPKNQRPELWSLYNTRVKPGETIRVFPLSNWTELDIWQYILAEQIPIVPLYFSAERPVVERNGQLIMADDARMRFLPGEVAEMRRVRFRTLGCYPLTAAVESDAETLDDIVREMFLATTSERQGRLIDHDESGSMEKKKREGYF
- the cysN gene encoding sulfate adenylyltransferase subunit CysN → MTEIVSPRPVVDGQPAPVLFAEKDVKGILRFLTCGSVDDGKSTLIGRLLYDTKRLFEDQLATLEKDSRKFGTVGDDIDLALLVDGLEAEREQGITIDVAYRFFATEKRKFIVADTPGHEQYTRNMATGASTADLAVLLIDARKGILTQTRRHATIASLLGIRHVVLAINKIDLVGYDQAVFERIVAEFDADADHYGFASRVAIPLSARFGDNVTAPSPSMGWYRGPTLLEHLETLELTPSAERPFRFPVQWVNRPDLSFRGYSGTVASGEVRPGDAVVVARTGQPAKIERIVTYDGDQPVAATDDAVTLTLDREIDVSRGDILVPAEARPDVSDQFAAHLIWMAEAPMLPGRPYLMKVGTRVVGAAVTELKHRVEADTLKPLAAKTLALNDIGFANLSLAEPIAFDPYEENRATGAFILIDRFTNQTVAAGMIRFGLRRATNIHRQALDIDKAARSGAKGQRPSILWFTGLSGAGKSTIANLVEKKLHLMGRHTYLLDGDNVRHGLNRDLGFTDADRVENIRRVAETAKLFVDAGLIVLVSFISPFRSERQMARDLVEDGEFIEIFVDTPLAVAEERDVKGLYKKAREGQIKNFTGIDSPYEAPLSADIHLDTTTHESEALADQIVDYLIGNGYLPG